One region of Epilithonimonas zeae genomic DNA includes:
- a CDS encoding DUF4295 family protein translates to MAKKVVATLQGGAGSKKMTKVIKMVKSSKSDAYVFEEKVMNADEVEGFLKK, encoded by the coding sequence ATGGCAAAGAAAGTAGTAGCAACACTTCAAGGTGGAGCTGGTTCAAAAAAAATGACAAAAGTAATCAAAATGGTTAAGTCTTCTAAATCAGATGCTTACGTTTTTGAAGAAAAAGTAATGAACGCTGACGAAGTTGAAGGATTTTTGAAAAAATAA
- a CDS encoding deoxynucleoside kinase, giving the protein MHIAVTGNIGAGKTTLTTMLSKHYNWEAQFEDVDHNPYLDDFYGDMSKWSFALQIYFLGSRFRQVKEIRESGKNVIQDRTIYEDAHIFAENLAEMNLLSERDFNNYLSVFTLMKDFVSAPDLLIYLRADVPTLVRQISKRGREYEAGISIDYLSKLNNKYQSWIENYKEGKLLVIDVDHLDFVERPEDFGYILERIDAELNGLF; this is encoded by the coding sequence ATGCATATCGCTGTTACAGGAAATATTGGCGCCGGAAAAACAACACTAACTACAATGTTATCAAAACATTACAATTGGGAAGCGCAATTTGAAGATGTAGATCACAATCCTTATTTGGATGATTTTTATGGCGATATGTCCAAATGGAGTTTTGCGTTGCAGATTTATTTCTTAGGAAGCAGATTCCGTCAAGTGAAGGAAATCCGTGAAAGTGGAAAAAACGTCATCCAAGACAGAACCATCTATGAGGACGCACATATTTTTGCTGAAAACTTAGCTGAAATGAATTTACTTTCCGAGCGTGATTTTAACAATTATTTATCAGTTTTTACATTGATGAAAGACTTTGTTTCGGCACCGGATTTGCTAATTTATCTTAGAGCAGATGTCCCTACTTTAGTACGACAAATCTCCAAAAGAGGAAGAGAATACGAAGCTGGAATCAGTATAGATTACTTATCAAAACTGAATAACAAATACCAAAGCTGGATAGAAAATTACAAAGAAGGCAAACTTCTTGTTATAGATGTAGACCATCTGGATTTCGTAGAAAGACCTGAAGATTTTGGGTATATTCTGGAAAGAATAGATGCAGAACTGAACGGTTTGTTTTAA
- the rpmG gene encoding 50S ribosomal protein L33 produces the protein MAKKGNRVQVILECTEHKESGVAGMSRYITTKNKKNTTERLELKKFNPVLKKYTVHKEIK, from the coding sequence ATGGCTAAAAAAGGTAACAGAGTTCAGGTAATTCTAGAATGTACTGAGCATAAGGAAAGCGGTGTAGCGGGAATGTCAAGATACATTACTACAAAAAATAAAAAGAACACTACAGAAAGATTGGAGCTTAAAAAATTCAATCCGGTTCTTAAGAAATATACTGTTCACAAAGAAATTAAGTAA
- the rpmB gene encoding 50S ribosomal protein L28 has translation MSRICQITGKRAMVGNNVSHANNKTKRRFEINLLEKKFFLPEQEKSVTLKVSAHGLRIINKIGIEEAIERAARNGYIKNTTK, from the coding sequence ATGTCAAGAATTTGCCAAATAACAGGTAAGCGTGCAATGGTAGGAAACAATGTTTCCCACGCTAATAACAAAACGAAAAGACGTTTTGAAATTAACTTGCTAGAGAAGAAATTTTTCCTTCCTGAGCAAGAAAAGTCAGTAACCCTTAAGGTTTCTGCTCACGGATTGAGAATCATCAACAAGATTGGTATTGAAGAAGCTATCGAAAGAGCAGCTAGAAACGGATACATTAAAAACACTACTAAGTAA
- a CDS encoding arsenate reductase family protein, producing the protein MIKVIHNNSCPKSKAILEYLDENDIKFQIIDIKKDPLSLFELRTLFKKLNKQPSRILRHSTELFKKYFSESETINDEQALEVIALNPELIQCPILIKGKIAMPGNPLENVKFFIEN; encoded by the coding sequence ATGATAAAAGTAATTCATAATAACAGCTGTCCCAAATCCAAAGCTATTCTGGAATATCTGGACGAGAATGATATCAAATTTCAAATCATTGATATTAAGAAAGATCCTTTAAGTTTGTTTGAGCTCAGAACATTATTCAAAAAACTCAATAAACAACCCAGCAGAATTCTAAGACACTCTACAGAATTATTCAAAAAATATTTCTCAGAATCAGAAACTATAAATGATGAGCAAGCCCTTGAAGTCATCGCTCTCAACCCCGAATTAATACAATGTCCTATCCTTATCAAAGGAAAAATTGCAATGCCGGGAAATCCTTTGGAGAATGTCAAATTTTTCATTGAAAACTAA